One region of Myxococcus fulvus genomic DNA includes:
- a CDS encoding DEAD/DEAH box helicase has protein sequence MWDRTAILRGTRAEAGGTSPRVTSAPPSSPPDATFESLGLKPQLVEALTALGYEEPTPIQNASLPPLLAGKDLLGIAATGTGKTAAFALPLLHHLVPGEAGAHATSALVLVPTRELAMQVSEAIHRYGQKLGATVLPLYGGQVIGQQLRVLKRGVDVVVATPGRALDHLRRGTLQLDNVRTVVLDEADEMLDMGFADDLEAILSGTPEDRQTALFSATLPPRIASIAERHLRQPVRVRIAKEKVEPGELPRIRQTAYIVPRAFKIAALGRLLDVESPTAAIIFCRTRTEVDDLTVSLNGRGWRAHALHGGMTQEQRDRVIKQLKSHGTDLLVATDVAARGLDIPRLSHVVNFDVPNAPEAYVHRIGRTGRAGREGVAITLVEPREARLVRNIEKVTGQRIQLATVPTVADLRAKRQELLRATLRETLVAGGQDSFRGLVEDLASEYEPLDIAAAAMKLLQDAQDEGRANEEEDIPAVAPKEDRKERPGRPGAPAGRSGPGRPERGGPRRGGPAPTWDVTRLWIGAGRQAGMRPADLVGAIAGEAGLDSSQIGAIQIGDGFSLVEVPEPDANRVIAALKSATIRGRKVVVRKDRG, from the coding sequence ATGTGGGACAGAACGGCGATTCTTCGAGGCACGAGGGCGGAGGCCGGTGGTACAAGCCCCCGCGTGACTTCCGCACCGCCGTCCTCGCCCCCCGACGCCACCTTCGAATCCCTGGGCCTCAAGCCCCAGCTCGTGGAGGCGCTCACCGCCCTCGGATACGAGGAGCCCACGCCCATCCAGAACGCCTCGCTGCCGCCGCTGCTCGCCGGCAAGGACCTGCTGGGCATCGCCGCCACCGGTACCGGCAAGACGGCGGCCTTCGCCCTCCCGCTGCTGCACCACCTGGTCCCGGGTGAGGCCGGCGCCCACGCCACCTCCGCGCTGGTGCTCGTGCCCACGCGCGAGCTGGCCATGCAGGTCTCCGAGGCCATCCACCGCTACGGCCAGAAGCTCGGCGCCACCGTGCTGCCCCTCTACGGCGGGCAGGTCATCGGCCAGCAGCTGCGCGTGCTCAAGCGGGGCGTGGACGTCGTCGTCGCCACGCCGGGCCGCGCGCTGGACCACCTGCGCCGGGGCACGCTCCAACTCGACAACGTGCGCACCGTGGTGCTCGACGAGGCCGACGAGATGCTCGACATGGGCTTCGCCGATGACCTCGAGGCCATCCTGTCCGGCACGCCCGAGGACCGCCAGACGGCCCTCTTCTCCGCCACCCTGCCGCCGCGCATCGCCAGCATCGCCGAGCGCCACCTGCGCCAGCCGGTGCGCGTGCGCATCGCCAAGGAGAAGGTGGAGCCGGGCGAGCTGCCGCGCATCCGCCAGACGGCGTACATCGTCCCGCGCGCGTTCAAGATCGCCGCGCTCGGGCGCCTGCTCGACGTGGAGTCCCCCACCGCCGCCATCATCTTCTGCCGCACGCGCACGGAGGTGGATGACCTCACCGTGTCGCTCAACGGCCGGGGCTGGCGCGCGCACGCGCTCCACGGCGGCATGACGCAGGAGCAGCGCGACAGGGTCATCAAGCAGCTCAAGTCCCACGGCACGGACCTGCTCGTGGCCACGGACGTGGCGGCGCGCGGCCTGGACATCCCGCGCCTGTCCCACGTGGTGAACTTCGACGTGCCCAACGCCCCCGAGGCGTACGTGCACCGCATCGGCCGCACGGGTCGCGCCGGCCGCGAGGGCGTGGCCATCACCCTGGTGGAGCCGCGCGAGGCCCGGCTCGTGCGCAACATCGAGAAGGTCACCGGCCAGCGCATCCAGCTGGCCACCGTCCCCACCGTGGCGGACCTGCGCGCCAAGCGGCAGGAGCTCTTGCGCGCCACCCTGCGCGAGACGCTGGTGGCGGGCGGACAGGACTCGTTCCGGGGGCTGGTCGAGGACCTGGCCAGCGAGTACGAGCCGCTCGACATCGCCGCCGCCGCGATGAAGCTGCTCCAGGACGCCCAGGACGAGGGCCGCGCGAACGAGGAGGAGGACATCCCAGCCGTCGCGCCGAAGGAGGACCGCAAGGAGCGCCCCGGTCGTCCCGGTGCTCCGGCGGGCCGCTCCGGTCCTGGCCGTCCCGAGCGTGGTGGACCGCGCCGGGGAGGCCCGGCCCCGACGTGGGACGTCACCCGCCTGTGGATCGGCGCGGGTCGTCAGGCCGGCATGCGCCCCGCGGACCTGGTGGGCGCCATCGCGGGCGAGGCGGGCCTGGACTCGTCGCAGATCGGCGCCATCCAGATTGGCGACGGCTTCTCGCTGGTGGAGGTGCCGGAGCCGGACGCCAACCGCGTCATCGCCGCGCTGAAGTCGGCGACGATTCGCGGCCGCAAGGTCGTCGTCCGCAAGGACCGGGGCTGA
- a CDS encoding MlaE family ABC transporter permease, whose translation MNRVLRFFGAPVVLFARTMRAGMREGISWRESLVQLHELGGRSVWLVMTGMAFFGAVLVTIANSQARRFVGNVAVLGPAYFELLIRELGPVVSALLTASRAGASHAAELSTMSVNEQVEALEMSAGDPYSDLVAPRVVAGVLGVPLLSLLGTVAATLSAAAVAGLVFGVDGRAFMDPRYVDGWDLLAAGMKAVACGLYIPLAAAVAGLGARGGAEAVGEATTDGVVAASLGCLLIDLAVSLAFHLVRL comes from the coding sequence ATGAACCGGGTGCTGCGCTTCTTCGGCGCGCCGGTGGTGCTCTTCGCGCGCACCATGCGGGCGGGAATGCGCGAGGGCATCTCCTGGCGCGAGTCGCTGGTGCAGCTCCACGAACTGGGAGGGCGCAGCGTGTGGCTGGTGATGACCGGCATGGCGTTCTTCGGGGCGGTGCTGGTGACCATCGCCAACAGCCAGGCCCGGCGCTTCGTGGGGAACGTGGCGGTGCTGGGCCCCGCGTACTTCGAGCTCTTGATTCGCGAGCTGGGGCCGGTGGTGTCCGCGCTCCTGACGGCGTCGCGCGCCGGGGCGAGCCACGCGGCGGAGCTGTCCACCATGAGCGTCAACGAGCAGGTGGAGGCGCTGGAGATGTCCGCGGGAGACCCCTACTCCGACCTGGTGGCGCCGCGCGTGGTGGCGGGCGTGCTGGGCGTGCCGCTGCTGAGCCTGTTGGGGACGGTGGCCGCGACCCTGTCCGCCGCGGCGGTGGCGGGGCTGGTCTTCGGCGTGGATGGCCGGGCCTTCATGGACCCGCGCTACGTGGACGGATGGGATTTGCTGGCGGCGGGGATGAAGGCCGTGGCGTGCGGGCTGTACATCCCGCTGGCGGCGGCCGTCGCGGGCCTGGGCGCGCGAGGCGGCGCGGAGGCCGTGGGCGAGGCGACCACCGATGGCGTCGTCGCCGCGAGCCTGGGGTGTCTGTTGATCGACCTGGCCGTGTCCCTCGCCTTCCACCTCGTGCGCCTGTGA
- a CDS encoding ABC transporter ATP-binding protein, whose protein sequence is MANDAAPDTLRFTDVRVAFEGGRRVLDGVTAEVSTRELTFIAGASGSGKSVLCRMAVGLLRPDSGSVELWGERVDTRPERELVKLRRRAPYLVQGPALLDWRTLRENVWLADPEAPAEAVESALEQVGLLEWADRMPPELGPGAKKRTAIARALVLSPRYLLLDEPTTGLDRRAATQVEEVMASLKARGLGGLVVTHDYRQLRGLADRVLVVAQGKCAYLGPPEGFLESSAPELRVLTAPFMEGATDG, encoded by the coding sequence ATTGCGAACGACGCCGCTCCGGACACGCTGCGCTTCACGGACGTGCGCGTCGCGTTCGAGGGTGGGCGGCGCGTGTTGGACGGCGTGACGGCGGAGGTGTCCACGCGGGAGCTGACGTTCATCGCGGGCGCGAGCGGCTCGGGCAAGAGCGTGCTGTGTCGGATGGCGGTGGGCCTGTTGCGGCCGGACTCGGGCAGCGTGGAGCTGTGGGGCGAGCGCGTGGACACGCGGCCGGAGCGGGAGCTGGTGAAGCTGCGGCGTCGGGCGCCATACCTGGTCCAGGGCCCTGCCCTGCTCGACTGGCGCACGCTTCGGGAGAACGTGTGGCTGGCGGACCCGGAGGCTCCCGCCGAGGCCGTGGAGTCCGCGCTGGAGCAGGTGGGGCTCCTGGAGTGGGCGGACCGGATGCCGCCCGAGCTGGGGCCCGGGGCGAAGAAGCGGACCGCCATCGCGCGGGCGCTGGTGCTCTCACCGCGCTACCTGCTGCTCGACGAGCCCACCACGGGGTTGGACCGGCGCGCGGCGACGCAGGTGGAAGAGGTCATGGCCTCGCTGAAGGCACGAGGGCTGGGAGGTCTGGTGGTGACGCATGACTATCGCCAGCTGCGGGGGTTGGCGGACCGGGTGTTGGTGGTGGCCCAGGGGAAGTGCGCGTACCTGGGGCCGCCCGAGGGTTTCCTGGAGTCCTCCGCGCCGGAGCTTCGCGTGCTGACGGCGCCGTTCATGGAGGGTGCGACGGATGGATGA
- a CDS encoding phospholipase D-like domain-containing protein, whose translation MFRRLVVVFDAGSESEHFLHAVRRLTSEPEAVYLYGLVPERSELEAPPPPSLTVLDRLRHTLQDWSPAIQVTGALETHLDIGDLVQVSRQHGAELVVLGPLRDTSPRARVGAMLRLALREHLPVLALGRAPDTASTEPFRMALAIAPDGRGLGAVASFLSHCTQPSELIALTTGLAPEQTGELQALSRALGITQTLLVESLTENPADSRAEAFDSVALRSGAGLLVVPADSLADLEVLYVGMTGARALQEARVPTLLLPRTQTGLTLFEDHHAVSDSLVAPGLAPRFAVERVGLLSSVTLLEPGRLMVFANGTALGEVRHQGGTAIIEAAWLEHLRGLHPLAFSFSDTSASRELVPGYVLAPDKPLLLVDSLVEEDTLLAVRELAADRYHLAFVRVRDSDSLDEQRARLREHLPDHTWPLLLDASAWLDDARADDVPRQVDGQRLLRVATRLAAAHVPIAAVITRDTYKPVHPAIRTLSPEECEALPRNTPLEPLPLPSEQDAWARELTLAGCSPRTEGHHIDFELDNAQARESVLAAIDAARTTVHWQCYIVEDDPITARITEALKRAAHRGVRVRFLADALYSGHDSFGALNPALVGLSGTPNVEVRAIAPLVGGPDLYELKQRNHRKLTLVDSSLAFVSGRNLGAPYYTGFDEVPLRRDTHYRDIPWLDCGARLEGPLVTDLERAFLTEWTRAGGEPFPLTTSTPAGTMAARVALHEGLKDTHTLDTQLALIRHARSRLVLVNTFPLLLEIQNALIAALQRGVRVEVLFGSVRPHHGAERTYFPGGAIREVADRYVRSRLDAVIAAGGIAHELALPSRPGWEPALERLFPHVHAKVLVCDTRAVAVGSANLDVTAAYWESEALLVVEDTPFTERMLAALDALFATSRRIDREDPRWRDEVEQRAWVGRNWPSLVG comes from the coding sequence ATGTTCCGACGTCTGGTGGTCGTCTTCGATGCAGGCTCCGAGTCCGAGCACTTCCTCCACGCGGTGCGCCGGCTGACGTCCGAGCCCGAGGCCGTCTATCTGTACGGCCTGGTCCCCGAGCGCAGCGAGCTGGAGGCGCCGCCTCCCCCCAGCCTCACCGTGCTGGACCGGCTCCGGCACACGCTCCAGGACTGGAGCCCCGCCATCCAGGTCACCGGCGCGCTGGAGACGCACCTGGACATCGGCGACCTGGTCCAGGTCTCGCGCCAACACGGCGCCGAGCTCGTCGTGCTGGGGCCCCTGCGGGACACCTCCCCCCGGGCCCGGGTGGGCGCGATGCTGAGGCTCGCCCTCCGTGAACACCTGCCCGTGCTCGCCCTCGGACGAGCGCCGGACACGGCGAGCACCGAACCCTTCCGCATGGCCCTGGCCATCGCGCCGGATGGCCGGGGACTCGGCGCCGTGGCCAGCTTCCTGTCCCACTGCACCCAACCCTCGGAGCTCATCGCGCTCACCACGGGGCTGGCGCCGGAGCAGACCGGAGAGCTCCAGGCCCTCTCCCGCGCCCTCGGCATCACCCAGACACTGCTCGTCGAATCGCTCACCGAGAACCCCGCCGACAGTCGCGCGGAGGCCTTCGACAGCGTGGCCCTGCGCTCCGGGGCGGGACTGCTCGTCGTCCCGGCCGACTCGCTCGCGGACCTGGAGGTCCTCTACGTCGGGATGACGGGCGCTCGCGCGCTCCAGGAGGCCAGGGTCCCCACCCTCCTCCTACCCCGGACCCAGACGGGGCTGACGCTCTTCGAGGACCACCACGCCGTCTCCGACTCACTCGTGGCCCCCGGCCTGGCCCCACGCTTCGCCGTCGAGCGCGTCGGCCTGCTGTCGAGTGTCACCCTCCTGGAGCCGGGCCGCCTGATGGTGTTCGCGAACGGCACCGCGCTCGGCGAGGTCCGTCATCAGGGAGGCACCGCCATCATCGAGGCCGCGTGGCTCGAACACCTGCGCGGGCTCCATCCCCTGGCCTTCTCCTTCTCGGACACCTCCGCCTCGCGCGAGCTGGTGCCCGGCTACGTGCTGGCGCCGGACAAGCCGCTGCTGTTGGTGGACAGCCTCGTCGAGGAGGACACGCTGCTCGCCGTCCGCGAGCTCGCCGCGGACCGGTACCACCTCGCCTTCGTGCGGGTGCGTGACAGCGACTCGCTCGACGAACAGCGCGCTCGGCTGCGTGAACACCTGCCCGACCACACGTGGCCCTTGCTGCTCGACGCCAGCGCGTGGCTCGACGATGCCCGGGCGGACGACGTGCCCCGACAGGTCGATGGCCAGCGGCTGCTGCGCGTCGCCACCCGGCTCGCCGCCGCGCACGTCCCCATCGCCGCGGTCATCACCCGTGACACCTACAAGCCCGTCCACCCCGCCATCCGCACGCTCAGCCCCGAGGAGTGCGAGGCCCTGCCCCGGAACACACCCCTGGAGCCGCTCCCCCTCCCGTCCGAGCAGGACGCCTGGGCCCGGGAGCTGACGCTCGCCGGATGCAGCCCGCGCACGGAGGGCCATCACATCGACTTCGAGCTCGACAACGCCCAGGCCCGCGAGTCGGTCCTGGCCGCCATCGACGCCGCGCGGACCACCGTCCATTGGCAGTGCTACATCGTCGAGGACGACCCCATCACCGCCCGCATCACCGAGGCGCTGAAGCGGGCCGCCCACCGAGGCGTCCGCGTGCGCTTCCTCGCCGACGCGCTCTACAGCGGCCACGACTCCTTCGGCGCGCTCAACCCCGCCCTCGTCGGTCTCTCTGGGACTCCCAACGTCGAGGTGCGCGCGATTGCTCCGCTCGTCGGCGGCCCCGACCTCTACGAGCTCAAGCAGCGCAACCACCGCAAGCTCACGCTCGTCGACTCCTCGCTCGCGTTCGTCTCGGGCCGGAATCTCGGCGCGCCGTACTACACGGGCTTCGACGAGGTGCCGCTGCGCCGGGATACGCATTACCGCGACATCCCCTGGCTCGACTGCGGCGCGAGACTGGAAGGCCCGCTGGTCACCGACCTGGAGCGCGCGTTCCTCACGGAGTGGACCCGCGCGGGTGGCGAGCCGTTCCCCCTGACGACCTCCACACCGGCGGGGACGATGGCGGCCCGCGTCGCCCTACACGAGGGGCTCAAGGACACGCACACCCTGGACACGCAGCTCGCGCTCATCCGCCATGCGCGCTCACGTCTGGTCCTGGTGAACACCTTCCCCCTGCTGCTCGAGATCCAGAACGCGCTCATCGCCGCCCTCCAGCGGGGTGTCCGCGTGGAGGTCCTCTTCGGCAGCGTGCGGCCTCATCACGGCGCCGAGCGGACCTACTTCCCCGGTGGCGCGATTCGCGAGGTGGCGGACCGCTACGTCCGCAGCCGCCTGGACGCGGTCATCGCCGCGGGCGGCATCGCCCACGAGCTGGCGCTGCCCTCGCGACCGGGGTGGGAGCCGGCGCTGGAGCGCCTCTTCCCCCACGTCCACGCGAAGGTCCTCGTGTGCGACACCCGAGCCGTCGCGGTGGGCAGCGCCAACCTGGACGTCACCGCCGCGTATTGGGAGAGCGAGGCCCTGCTCGTCGTCGAGGACACCCCGTTCACCGAGCGGATGCTCGCGGCCCTCGACGCCCTCTTCGCCACCTCGCGCCGCATCGACCGGGAGGACCCGCGGTGGCGGGACGAGGTCGAGCAGCGCGCCTGGGTCGGCCGCAACTGGCCCTCGCTCGTCGGCTGA
- a CDS encoding Fe2+-dependent dioxygenase, protein MMLHIPKVLTASEVAHCRQVMEQADWADGRITAGHQSGQVKKNLQLPEGSAAARELGERVLAGLEKSALFLSAALPQRIFPPLFNRYDASMSFGSHVDNAIRRIPGSGQRVRTDVSATLFLSEPDSYDGGELVVEDTYGHHAVKLPAGDLILYPATSLHHVTPVTRGARLASFFWVQSMVRDVSQRALLFDLDASITQLNQEVPKSPSLVMLTGVYHNLLRQWAEP, encoded by the coding sequence ATGATGCTGCACATCCCGAAGGTCCTGACCGCCTCCGAGGTGGCCCATTGCCGGCAGGTGATGGAGCAGGCGGACTGGGCGGACGGCCGAATCACGGCCGGCCACCAGTCCGGCCAGGTGAAGAAGAACCTCCAGCTCCCCGAGGGCAGCGCCGCCGCGCGCGAGCTGGGGGAGCGGGTGCTGGCGGGGCTGGAGAAGAGCGCGCTGTTCCTCTCCGCCGCGCTGCCCCAGCGAATCTTCCCGCCGCTGTTCAACCGCTACGACGCGAGCATGTCGTTCGGTTCGCACGTGGACAACGCCATCCGGCGCATCCCGGGCTCGGGCCAGCGCGTGCGCACGGACGTGTCCGCCACGCTCTTCCTGTCGGAGCCGGACAGCTATGACGGGGGCGAGCTGGTGGTGGAGGACACCTACGGCCACCACGCCGTGAAGCTGCCGGCGGGGGACCTCATCCTCTACCCGGCGACCAGCCTGCACCACGTCACGCCGGTGACGCGGGGCGCGCGGCTGGCGTCGTTCTTCTGGGTCCAGTCGATGGTGCGCGACGTGTCCCAGCGCGCGCTGCTGTTCGACCTGGATGCGTCCATCACCCAGCTCAACCAGGAGGTGCCCAAGAGCCCCTCGCTGGTCATGCTGACGGGCGTGTACCACAACCTGCTCCGCCAATGGGCGGAGCCCTGA
- a CDS encoding dienelactone hydrolase family protein, with the protein MSTPRRILLGLVLLAVQGAWAAQGEILARPINTVPGMEFGYWEYLPLGYDDNPTATYPLVVFLGGEGQAGNGGIADANGLERLMGPTAPPRLVRNGRHFPFILISPQRFNAYWPTDRIDHVIEFAKSHYRVDTNRIYLTGLSAGAIVTWSYAAAYPHKLAAIVPIAGNGNGVNVCNMWDVPVWAFHGTADNTVSQWGSIDPVNKLNTVCNPRANPPAKLTLYQGVGHDSWSRTYSGSAGHDIYTWMLSYSL; encoded by the coding sequence ATGTCGACACCGCGGCGCATCTTGTTGGGGTTGGTCCTGTTGGCCGTGCAGGGCGCGTGGGCGGCGCAGGGGGAGATCCTCGCGCGTCCCATCAATACGGTGCCCGGAATGGAGTTCGGGTATTGGGAGTACCTGCCGCTGGGCTACGACGACAACCCGACGGCCACCTATCCCCTGGTGGTCTTCCTGGGCGGGGAAGGGCAGGCGGGGAACGGAGGGATCGCGGACGCCAATGGCCTCGAGCGGTTGATGGGGCCCACGGCGCCCCCGAGATTGGTGAGGAACGGGAGACATTTCCCGTTCATCCTCATCTCGCCCCAGCGCTTCAATGCCTACTGGCCGACGGATCGCATCGACCACGTCATCGAGTTCGCCAAGAGCCACTACCGGGTGGACACGAATCGCATCTACCTGACGGGGCTCTCGGCGGGCGCCATCGTCACGTGGAGCTACGCGGCGGCGTATCCGCACAAGCTCGCGGCCATCGTTCCGATCGCGGGCAATGGCAACGGCGTCAACGTCTGCAACATGTGGGACGTGCCGGTGTGGGCGTTCCATGGCACGGCGGACAACACGGTGTCGCAGTGGGGATCCATCGATCCGGTGAACAAGCTCAACACCGTCTGCAACCCGCGCGCGAATCCGCCAGCGAAGCTCACGCTCTACCAAGGCGTGGGGCATGACTCGTGGTCGCGGACCTACAGCGGCTCAGCGGGGCATGACATCTACACGTGGATGCTGAGCTACTCGCTCTGA
- a CDS encoding metallophosphoesterase, translated as MAPPPDTFCFAAVGDVHGRMDRMVSSLQTWAKSAHRELAFVLQVGDFEPHRDDADLATMAAPARYKHLGDFADYHQKRRRFPWPVYFIGGNHEPHGYLDTAPEGFLLTSNCRYLGRVGVVETRGLRIAGLSGIHDAPGFQKPHPALSLLGTVSNKDYACFNEQDIEQALGLERADILLVHDWPSGLVAAEDRQDFEHQRRSPHADAVGNEYARLVAEALQPRLVLCGHLHKRYRGTLKWPSGAQTPVCCLASVEQGAEAFAIFQVSRGALQEVTHLGTLPVR; from the coding sequence ATGGCCCCGCCTCCCGACACCTTCTGCTTCGCCGCCGTGGGCGACGTGCACGGCCGGATGGACCGGATGGTGTCCTCCCTCCAGACCTGGGCGAAGAGCGCGCATCGTGAGCTGGCCTTCGTCCTCCAGGTCGGCGACTTCGAGCCCCACCGCGACGACGCGGACCTGGCGACGATGGCCGCCCCCGCCCGCTACAAGCACCTGGGCGACTTCGCGGACTACCACCAGAAGCGCCGGCGCTTCCCCTGGCCCGTGTACTTCATCGGCGGCAACCACGAGCCCCACGGCTACCTGGACACGGCCCCCGAGGGCTTCCTGCTCACCTCCAACTGCCGCTACCTGGGCCGCGTCGGCGTCGTGGAGACCCGCGGGCTGCGCATCGCCGGCCTCTCCGGCATCCACGACGCCCCGGGCTTCCAGAAGCCCCACCCCGCCCTGTCCCTGCTCGGCACCGTCTCCAACAAGGACTACGCGTGCTTCAACGAGCAGGACATCGAGCAGGCCCTGGGCCTGGAGCGGGCGGACATCCTCCTGGTCCACGACTGGCCCTCCGGCCTCGTCGCCGCCGAGGACCGCCAGGACTTCGAGCACCAGCGCCGCAGCCCGCATGCGGACGCCGTGGGCAACGAGTACGCCCGGCTGGTGGCCGAGGCGCTCCAGCCCCGGCTCGTCCTCTGCGGACACCTGCACAAACGTTATCGCGGCACCCTGAAGTGGCCCTCCGGCGCGCAGACCCCGGTCTGCTGTCTGGCGAGCGTGGAGCAGGGAGCGGAGGCCTTCGCCATCTTCCAGGTCTCCCGGGGGGCCCTCCAGGAGGTCACCCACCTGGGCACACTGCCTGTGCGCTGA
- a CDS encoding MlaD family protein: MDERRLELKVGALVLAAVMGVLVLLWLMGELSLGSSTVLPVDFGHTGNVVEGAPVKLGGVQVGRVQAIRLMPERRDAQSHPLPVRMELAVSPESLGALRSDARVTVATVGLLGEPYLELNPGTQSSALPAGQAVRGTDAPRLDLLAEKLSRFIEMFSEMLEKDPEAVTGLVANISRLTRTLDEVLTENRGDVKVLASELAAASKDLRQLSQLAREALQPGGKAARLLDDAAATAAVLRGELPGLTKSAGTTLDGLAALTGSLGPEDGQRVKLALEKLTAAAGQLDSIAARADRVLARIEAGEGTAGAVLQDPTLYDELRTLVTDLRKHPWKILWKD; this comes from the coding sequence ATGGATGAGCGACGGTTGGAATTGAAGGTGGGCGCCCTGGTGCTGGCGGCGGTGATGGGCGTGCTGGTGTTGCTGTGGTTGATGGGCGAGCTGTCGCTCGGCTCCAGCACGGTGCTGCCGGTGGACTTCGGTCACACGGGCAACGTGGTGGAGGGTGCACCGGTGAAGCTGGGCGGCGTGCAGGTGGGGCGCGTGCAGGCCATCCGGTTGATGCCGGAGCGCCGGGATGCCCAGAGCCATCCCCTGCCCGTCCGGATGGAGCTGGCGGTGTCGCCGGAGTCGCTCGGCGCGCTGCGCTCGGATGCGCGGGTGACGGTGGCGACGGTGGGCCTGTTGGGCGAGCCCTACCTGGAGCTGAACCCAGGCACGCAGTCGAGCGCGCTGCCCGCGGGACAGGCCGTGCGCGGGACGGATGCGCCCCGGCTGGACCTGCTGGCGGAGAAGCTCTCGCGCTTCATCGAGATGTTCTCCGAGATGCTGGAGAAGGACCCGGAGGCGGTGACGGGGCTGGTGGCGAACATCTCGCGCCTGACGCGGACGCTGGACGAGGTGCTGACGGAGAACCGGGGCGACGTGAAGGTGCTGGCCTCCGAGCTGGCGGCGGCGTCGAAGGATTTGCGTCAGCTCTCACAGCTCGCGCGCGAGGCGCTCCAGCCGGGAGGCAAGGCGGCGCGGCTGCTCGACGACGCGGCGGCGACGGCGGCGGTGTTGAGGGGTGAGTTGCCCGGGCTGACGAAGTCCGCGGGCACCACGTTGGATGGGCTCGCGGCCCTCACCGGATCCCTGGGGCCCGAGGACGGGCAGCGCGTGAAGCTGGCGCTGGAGAAGCTCACGGCCGCGGCGGGACAGCTCGACAGCATCGCGGCCCGTGCGGACCGGGTGCTGGCACGCATTGAAGCCGGAGAGGGCACGGCGGGCGCGGTCCTCCAGGACCCGACGCTGTATGACGAGCTGAGAACGCTCGTCACCGATTTGCGCAAGCACCCGTGGAAGATCCTCTGGAAGGACTGA
- a CDS encoding class I SAM-dependent methyltransferase — protein MSRSYEELEAEAASVSVEGWDFSWLDGRATEQRPSWGYQQQMGARMARASAALDIQTGGGEVLAGVPTLPRLIVATESWPPNVAKATRLLHPRGVVVVADSDEPPLPFADEAFDLVVSRHPVTTWWPEISRVLQPGGTYFSQQVGPASVFELVEYFLGPLPAEVHRKRHPDDARVEAEAAGLEIIDLRLERLRTEFFDIGAVIYFLRKVIWMVPGFTVDQYRPRLRALHERLQRDGPFVATTTRFLVEARKPS, from the coding sequence ATGTCACGAAGCTACGAGGAACTGGAGGCGGAGGCCGCGAGCGTCTCGGTGGAGGGCTGGGACTTCTCCTGGCTGGACGGACGCGCGACCGAGCAGCGCCCCTCCTGGGGCTACCAGCAGCAGATGGGCGCGAGGATGGCCCGGGCCTCGGCGGCGCTCGACATCCAGACGGGTGGCGGTGAGGTGCTCGCGGGCGTGCCGACGCTGCCGCGCCTCATCGTGGCCACCGAGTCCTGGCCTCCCAATGTCGCGAAGGCCACGCGCCTGCTGCATCCCCGGGGCGTCGTGGTGGTGGCGGATTCGGACGAGCCTCCCCTGCCCTTCGCCGACGAGGCCTTCGACCTGGTCGTCAGCCGTCATCCCGTGACGACGTGGTGGCCGGAGATCTCGCGGGTCCTGCAGCCGGGCGGCACGTACTTCTCACAGCAGGTCGGCCCCGCGAGCGTCTTCGAGCTGGTGGAGTACTTCCTCGGCCCGCTGCCGGCGGAGGTCCACCGCAAGCGGCACCCCGACGACGCTCGTGTCGAGGCCGAGGCGGCGGGGCTCGAGATCATCGACCTGCGCCTGGAGCGCCTGCGCACCGAGTTCTTCGACATCGGCGCGGTCATCTACTTCCTGCGCAAGGTCATCTGGATGGTCCCGGGCTTCACCGTGGACCAGTACCGCCCTCGCCTGCGTGCCCTGCACGAACGCCTTCAGCGGGACGGCCCCTTCGTCGCGACCACGACGCGCTTCCTCGTCGAGGCGAGGAAGCCGTCATAG